Proteins encoded together in one Vitis vinifera cultivar Pinot Noir 40024 chromosome 4, ASM3070453v1 window:
- the LOC100254276 gene encoding carbon catabolite repressor protein 4 homolog 6, protein MSSRATYRSSRNRWRRGFSNRSDAGESGELVTGDSHFRSVRDANLGLRQGERRNFNESGFQPQSYNPRQPFPRNQPFRRPPPFNPNQPFRQSPAFNPNQPFQQPPPFNPNQRFRQPPPFNPNQPFNQNHRFQQPQQFQPRPTRPLDYRNWEYSEAGPSSHCERFTVLSYNILADYLAVNQRSRLYFHIPRHMLDWEWRKRNIIFELGLWSADVMCFQEVDRFGDLEEELKLRGYTGIWKMRTGDPVDGCAIFWRASRFKLLHEECIEFNKLGLRDNVAQICVLESINQNYSWSTSALPASSTGSNKVVICNIHVLYNPRRGEIKLGQVRALLDKAHAVSKIWNDAPIVICGDFNCTPKSPLYNFISEQKLDLSGLDRDKVSGQASAEIRAPRQFSPNPRIQLTDNSAQGLTMNDVREVGAKDSDSLLEIQKQTYPDSNVGNVASMDNLSQAQCINTVLHVDKSCTNGQHENDTRAPSDEMIKETQQEKVGGFENETEPTAYDPVDDSKENQSISLIEGEAVVDQVNGGIWENTPPAASLHEETYSSDMIERRQGERITVISNPVHQFFSEHSQPGVDDEKDTPSTPYEINISDASTSFDIVLDKQLENLTLDEADEDTEENGNLGEDCSTFLSELNKTEETFPSDFGQSVRSDQILDDFSPSIEPEPFEMEISAYDPSVWTPMEIETATGNADCTHLEHPLKLKSTYTEVEDRSGTKDSNGEPLVTSYNRCFLGTVDYIWRSEGLKTIRALAPIPKQAMQWTPGFPTKKWGSDHIALATELAFTKD, encoded by the exons ATGTCTTCACGCGCCACT TATCGAAGTAGTCGAAACCGATGGAGGCGAGGGTTTTCGAACCGGTCAGACGCCGGCGAGAGCGGCGAGTTAGTGACCGGAGACTCACATTTCCGGTCGGTGAGAGACGCGAACCTAGGGTTGCGGCAAGGAGAGAGGAGGAACTTTAACGAGAGTGGGTTTCAGCCCCAATCTTACAATCCAAGACAACCTTTTCCTCGAAATCAACCGTTCCGGAGGCCTCCACCGTTCAATCCAAATCAACCATTTCGGCAGTCACCTGCGTTCAATCCAAACCAACCGTTCCAGCAGCCTCCACCGTTCAACCCAAATCAACGTTTCCGTCAACCTCCGCCATTCAACCCAAATCAACCTTTCAATCAAAATCACCGCTTCCAGCAACCTCAGCAGTTCCAGCCACGGCCAACTAGGCCCTTGGATTATCGGAACTGGGAGTATTCTGAAGCAGGACCTTCTTCTCACTGTG AGCGGTTTACAGTTCTCTCATATAATATTCTGGCTGATTATCTTGCTGTCAACCAACGAAGCAGACTTTACTTTCACATACCTCGCCATATGTTGGACTGGGAATGGCGAAAGAGAAATATAATTTTCGAGCTTGGACTGTGGTCTGCTGATGTTATGTGCTTTCAG GAGGTAGATAGATTTGGTGACTTGGAGGAGGAATTGAAGCTCCGAGGATACACTGGCATTTGGAAG ATGCGAACTGGTGATCCAGTGGATGGCTGTGCTATCTTTTGGCGAGCATCAAG aTTTAAGTTGTTGCACGAGGAATGCATTGAATTCAATAAGCTCGGACTCCGAGATAATGTTGCTCAGATTTGTGTCCTGGAG TCAATTAATCAGAATTATAGTTGGAGTACGTCAGCTCTACCTGCAAG CTCAACAGGTTCTAATAAGGTTGTTATCTGCAACATTCATGTGCTTTACAATCCTAGAAGAGGAGAGATCAAGCTTGGGCAG GTTAGGGCACTCCTCGATAAGGCTCATGCTGTTTCTAAGATTTGGAATGATGCTCCTATTGTTATTTGTGGGGATTTCAACTGTACTCCGAAG AGTCctttatacaattttatatctGAACAGAAG TTAGATTTGTCAGGACTGGATAGGGATAAGGTATCAGGACAAGCTTCTGCTGAAATTCGTGCACCAAGGCAATTTAGCCCAAATCCCAG GATCCAGTTGACTGATAATTCAGCACAAGGTCTAACTATGAATGATGTAAGGGAAGTTGGTGCTAAGGACTCTGATTCCCTCTTAGAAATTCAGAAGCAGACTTATCCAGATAGCAATGTGGGAAATGTAGCTTCTATGGATAACTTGTCTCAGGCTCAATGTATTAACACAGTGTTGCATGTTGACAAATCTTGCACTAATGGCCAACATGAGAATGATACAAGGGCACCATCTGatgaaatgataaaagaaactCAGCAGGAGAAGGTAGGTGGCTTTGAGAATGAAACTGAACCAACTGCCTATGATCCAGTTGATGATTCAAAGGAAAATCAAAGTATTTCCCTTATTGAAGGTGAGGCTGTTGTTGACCAGGTGAATGGTGGGATTTGGGAAAATACTCCTCCAGCAGCTTCTCTTCATGAAGAGACTTACTCTTCTGATATGATTGAGAGGAGACAGGGAGAAAGAATTACTGTCATCTCTAATCCTGTCCATCAGTTTTTTAGTGAACATTCTCAACCAGGTGTTGATGATGAGAAGGATACCCCCTCAACCCCATATGAAATTAACATCTCTGATGCATCTACCAGCTTTGATATTGTGCTGGATAAACAGCTGGAGAATTTAACACTTGATGAGGCAGATGAAGACACagaggaaaatggaaatttaggtGAAGATTGTAGCACATTTTTATCTGAATTGAACAAGACAGAAGAGACATTTCCATCAGACTTTGGTCAATCTGTGAGAAGTGACCAAATTCTGGATGATTTTTCTCCAAGCATAGAGCCTGAGCCTTTTGAAATGGAGATATCTGCATATGATCCTTCGGTATGGACTCCGATGGAAATAGAAACTGCAACAGGTAATGCGGACTGCACACATCTGGAGCACCCTCTAAAGCTGAAAAGCACATATACAGAAGTGGAG GATCGTTCTGGGACAAAAGACTCAAATGGAGAACCCTTAGTTACCAGTTACAACAGGTGCTTTTTGGGCACAGTTGATTATATTTG GCGATCTGAAGGTCTCAAAACTATCAGAGC
- the LOC100249178 gene encoding uncharacterized protein LOC100249178: MPFWLHPTVHIKKGNKAPPSSNTVHHPITHRNISERERVEVNTMSFCSSLSSPQSISLFSKPFHGDKPVSVSLSSRIRASADVPDFLSADWLESRRKRPFGPRLNFSAEEAVQYQLDALKYNDQPRQDYGIEVMYRFAGFDPFERSTYFGPFFDLGQFERFRRIFHHSSYRVLLCHRERKILSSLWVKENRFKQRVWIRGTRPEEEEIFQFTMFQRVGGSWDGYWLTESLLHDGDSFSGGVAY, from the exons ATGCCCTTTTGGCTTCATCCGACGGTCCACATCAAAAAGGGAAACAAGGCTCCTCCATCCTCAAATACCGTTCATCATCCCATCACTCATCGGAACatttcagagagagagagagttgaggTGAATACGATGTCGTTTTGTTCCTCTTTATCATCTCCTCAATCCATCTCTCTTTTCTCCAAGCCTTTCCATGGTGATAAACCTGTGAGCGTCTCTCTTAGCTCTCGCATCAGAGCTTCTGCTGACGTTCCTGATTTTCTCTCCGCAGATTG GCTTGAATCTCGCAGGAAAAGACCGTTTGGTCCCAGGCTGAAT TTTAGTGCAGAAGAAGCTGTTCAGTACCAGCTTGATGCATTGAAGTATAATGACCAACCTCGTCAAGATTATGGGATTGAGGTTATGTACAGG TTTGCTGGATTTGATCCCTTTGAAAGGTCTACCTACTTTGGGCCCTTCTTTGATTTGGGGCAG TTTGAACGGTTCCGACGGATTTTCCACCATTCATCCTATCGAGTGTTGCTTTGTCATAGGGAAAGAAAGATCTTGAGCAGTTTGTGGGTGAAGGAG AACCGATTCAAGCAGCGGGTTTGGATTCGAGGAACTCGTCCAGAGGAAGaagaaatatttcaatttaccATGTTTCAG AGGGTTGGTGGTTCATGGGATGGTTATTGGTTGACAGAGAGTTTACTTCACGATGGGGATAGTTTTTCTGGTGGTGTGGCTTATTGA
- the LOC100261242 gene encoding protein CHLOROPLAST VESICULATION: MAFSAGCCLNLSPPPSGSSPSSSRSSTKTDQVSWPRKENSLKSKCVVGLTCMIISLEMSNLMSGEGLAIAQDLQLIGERKEVTRWSDKRMCPPWQLNSLETIVPENLPRPSTRRRWESVGHSTTAPAVKILFRAHTKSDCFSM, translated from the exons atggcCTTCTCTGCTGGTTGCTGCCTAAATCTCTCGCCTCCACCATCTGGGTCCAGCCCATCATCTTCTCGAAGCTCAACTAAAACTGATCAAGTTTCATG gccaagaaaagaaaattcattgaaGAGCAAATGTGTCGTGGGGTTGACATGCATGATAATAAGCTTAGAAATGTCCAATTTAATGAGTGGTGAAGGGCTGGCCATTGCCCAAGATTTGCAATTAATtggtgaaagaaaagaggtaaCGAGGTGGAGCGACAAGAGAATGTGCCCGCCCTGGCAGCTCAACTCGTTGGAGACAATTGTGCCGGAGAACCTTCCCCGGCCGTCGACTCGCCGGAGATGGGAGTCAGTTGGTCATTCCACAACTGCCCCGGCAgtaaaaattctatttagagCTCACACCAAGTCAGATTGTTTTTCCATGTGA
- the LOC100244005 gene encoding uncharacterized protein LOC100244005, giving the protein MRGKVAKMARESEKQPKPKAIIVGGSIAGVSCAHALTLAGWNVVVLEKTCAPPTGSPTGAGLGLDPLAQRLIESWVGDPDSLRKATVPLTIDQNQAIDGKKIRGTLTRDENLNFRAAHWADLDGLLYNALAEDVFLWGHLFLSFSISDDKSCVKVKSKVLETGEIIETVGDLLVAADGCLSAIREHFLPDLQLRYSGYCAWRGVLDFSENENSETIQGMRRAYPDLGKCLYFDLGSGTHSGIYELLNKRINWLWYVNQPQPEMKGKSVTMKVSSDMIEKMHQEAEMAWAPELVRVMKETKEPFLNAIYDCDPLEQIFWDNVVLIGDAAHPTTPHGLRSTNMSVLDAAVLGKCLEKWGVENLSSALEEYQSTRLPVTSKQVLHARRLGRLKQGLILADRKPFDPKTASLEDCEELQQKNMPFFADIPLPLNS; this is encoded by the exons ATGAGAGGGAAAGTAGCGAAGATGGCGAGGGAGAGTGAGAAGCAGCCCAAGCCCAAGGCGATAATTGTAGGGGGCAGCATAGCTGGGGTGTCCTGCGCACACGCCCTCACGTTAGCAGGCTGGAACGTGGTGGTGCTCGAGAAAACCTGCGCACCCCCCACCGGAAGCCCCACCGGCGCCGGACTCGGACTCGACCCTCTGGCTCAGAGACTCATCGAGTCATGGGTGGGTGACCCAGATTCTCTCCGCAAAGCCACCGTACCCCTCACCATTGATCAA AACCAAGCAATCGATGGTAAGAAGATCAGGGGCACGCTTACAAGAGACGAGAACTTGAATTTCAGAGCAGCGCATTGGGCTGATCTCGATGGCCTTTTGTATAATGCATTAGCTGAGGACGTTTTCCTCTGGGGTCACCTCTTCCTCTCTTTCAGCATTTCTGATGATAAATCTTGTGTGAAAGTAAAGAGCAAAGTTCTTGAAACAGGGGAAATCATAGAAACAGTTGGGGATTTGCTCGTTGCTGCCGACGGGTGTCTCTCTGCAATTCGGGAGCATTTTCTTCCTGACCTTCAGTTGAG GTACTCAGGTTATTGTGCGTGGAGAGGAGTTCTTGATTTTTCAGAGAATGAGAACTCAGAAACCATACAAGGCATGCGAAGGGCGTATCCGGATCTGGGAAAATGTTTATACTTCGATCTTGGATCAGGAACTCACAGTGGGATTTATGAGCTTCTAAACAAAAGGATCAATTGGTTATGGTATGTCAACCAACCCCAGCCAGAAATGAAG GGGAAGTCAGTGACCATGAAAGTCAGCAGCGACATGATCGAGAAGATGCACCAAGAAGCAGAGATGGCTTGGGCGCCTGAATTGGTGAGAGTCATGAAAGAAACGAAGGAGCCTTTCCTGAATGCCATATATGATTGTGACCCTTTAGAACAAATCTTTTGGGACAATGTGGTATTGATTGGAGATGCAGCTCACCCCACAACACCTCACGGCCTGAGAAGCACAAATATGTCGGTATTGGATGCAGCAGTTTTAGGTAAATGCCTTGAGAAGTGGGGAGTGGAAAATTTAAGTTCAGCTCTTGAAGAATATCAGTCTACTCGGCTACCAGTCACTTCAAAGCAAGTCCTCCATGCACGCCGATTGGGTCGCTTGAAACAAGGTCTGATCCTTGCTGATCGCAAGCCTTTTGATCCAAAAACAGCGAGTCTGGAGGACTGTGAAGAACTTCAGCAGAAGAACATGCCATTCTTTGCTGATATTCCTTTGCCACTTAATTCATAG
- the LOC100266450 gene encoding V-type proton ATPase subunit c''1: MAGPSSSWAHALVQISPYTFSAIGIAVAIGVSVLGAAWGIYITGSSLIGAAIKAPRITSKNLISVIFCEAVAIYGVIVAIILQTKLESVPASKIYAPESLRAGYAIFASGIIVGFANLVCGLCVGIIGSSCALSDAQNSSLFVKILVIEIFGSALGLFGVIVGIIMSAQATWPAGSA; this comes from the exons ATGGCGGGACCATCCAGCTCATGGGCGCACGCACTTGTTCAGATCTCGCCCTATACCTTCTCCGCCATCGGCATCGCCGTCGCCATCGGCGTCTCTGTCTTAGGCGCAGCTTG GGGAATTTACATAACTGGAAGCAGTCTGATCGGCGCTGCAATTAAAGCCCCACGTATCACTTCCAAGAATCTCATTAG TGTAATCTTCTGTGAAGCTGTTGCTATATATGGTGTCATTGTGGCAATCATCCTACAAACAAAGTTAGAGAGTGTTCCAGCATCCAAAATATATGCACCTGAGTCTCTTAGAGCAGGATATGCAATATTTGCCTCTGGGATTATTGTGGGCTTTGCAAACCTTGTCTGCGG GTTGTGTGTAGGGATAATTGGAAGCAGCTGTGCATTGTCGGATGCCCAAAACTCCTCTCTTTTTGTGAAGATTCTGGTGATTGAAATATTTGGTAGTGCACTGGGATTGTTTGGAGTGATTGTTGGCATAATCATGTCAGCACAGGCAACCTGGCCTGCAGGATCAGCATGA
- the LOC100244109 gene encoding uncharacterized protein LOC100244109 — protein sequence MGAGRGVSISLDGVRDKNVMQLKKLNTALFPVRYNEKYYADALASGEFTKLAYYSDICVGSIACRLEKKEGGAVRVYIMTLGVLAPYRGLGIGTKLLNHVLDLCSKQNIPEVYLHVQTNNEDAINFYKKFGFEITDTIQNYYTNITPPDCYVVTKYISQPQTKK from the exons ATGGGTGCTGGCCGTGGAGTTTCAATCTCCTTAGATGGAGTGAGGGACAAGAATGTGATGCAGCTGAAGAAGCTCAACACTGCCCTCTTCCCTGTTCGCTACAACGAAAAATACTACGCCGATGCTCTCGCCTCCGGCGAATTCACGAAGCTGG CATACTACAGTGATATTTGTGTTGGTTCAATTGCATGCCGACTTGAAAAGAAGGAGGGTGGGGCTGTTCGTGTTTACATCATGACACTAGGTGTTTTGGCTCCATATCGTGGGCTAGGGATTG GTACAAAGCTGCTGAACCATGTTCTTGATCTCTGTTCGAAGCAGAACATTCCTGAGGTCTACTTGCATGTGCAGACAAACAATGAAGACGCCatcaatttttataagaaatttggGTTTGAAATCACTGATACCATCCAGAATTATTACACCAACATTACCCCGCCAGACTGCTATGTTGTTACCAAGTACATCAGCCAACCTCAAACCAAGAAATAA